One part of the Haliaeetus albicilla chromosome 27, bHalAlb1.1, whole genome shotgun sequence genome encodes these proteins:
- the HTR4 gene encoding 5-hydroxytryptamine receptor 4 isoform X2, producing MEELDVNVSSSEGFGVAEKIVLLTFISAVILMAILGNLLVMVAVCQDRQLRKIKTNYFIVSLAFADLLVSVLVMPFGAIELVQDNWIYGEMFCLVRTSLDVLLTTASILHLCCISLDRYYAICCQPLVYRNKMTPLRIAVMLGGCWVIPTFISFLPIMQGWNSIGIIDLIQQRQFNKASNSTYCIFMVNKPYAITCSVVAFYIPFLLMVLAYYRIYVTAREHARQIRVLQRAGAPTDGRQHHPDQHSTHRMKTETKAAKTLCIIMGCFCLCWAPFFITNIVDPFINYTVPGKLWTAFLWLGYINSGLNPFLYAFLNKSFRRAFLIILCCGDERYRRPSILGQTVPCSTTTINGSTHVLSGCSSVSKLLLLFCSRPAPV from the exons TTCGAGTGAGGGCTTCGGCGTAGCGGAGAAGATTGTGCTGCTCACCTTCATCTCCGCCGTTATCCTGATGGCCATCCTGGGGAACCTGCTGGTGATGGTGGCTGTGTGCCAGGACAGGCAGCTCAG GAAAATCAAGACCAATTATTTCATTGTTTCCCTTGCCTTTGCGGACCTGCTGGTGTCAGTGCTGGTGATGCCGTTTGGAGCCATTGAGTTGGTTCAGGACAACTGGATCTATGGAGAGATGTTCTGCCTGGTCCGAACGTCCCTCGATGTCCTGCTCACCACAGCATCAATCCTGCACCTGTGCTGTATCTCGCTGGACAG GTACTATGCTATCTGCTGCCAGCCTCTGGTTTACAGGAACAAGATGACTCCACTGCGCATTGCTGTAATGCTTGGAGGGTGCTGGGTAATCccaacatttatttctttccttcctatcATGCAAGGCTGGAATAGCATTGGCATCATTGATCTG atTCAGCAAAGGCAGTTCAACAAGGCTTCCAACTCCACTTACTGCATCTTCATGGTCAACAAGCCATACGCCATTACCTGCTCCGTGGTGGCCTTCTACATTCCCTTCCTCCTGATGGTGCTGGCCTACTACCGCATCTATGTCACGGCCAGGGAGCACGCCCGACAGATCCGGGTGCTGCAGCGCGCGGGGGCCCCCACCGACGGCCGGCAGCACCACCCGGACCAGCACAGCACCCACCGCATGAAGACTGAGACCAAAGCTGCCAAGACCCTGTGCATCATCATGGGGTgcttctgcctgtgctgggctcCCTTCTTTATCACAAACATAGTGGACCCTTTCATAAACTACACGGTGCCGGGAAAGCTGTGGACGGCTTTCCTGTGGCTGGGCTACATCAATTCAGGGTTGAACCCTTTCCTCTACGCCTTCCTGAACAAGTCTTTCAGACGTGCCTTCCTCATCATCCTGTGCTGTGGTGATGAGCGATACCGAAGGCCTTCCATCTTGGGGCAGACGGTCCCCTGTTCCACCACCACAATAAATGGATCGACTCATGTACTAAG TGGCTGTTCCTCTGTCTCCAagctcctcctgctcttctgcAGTAGACCGGCTCCTGTCTAA
- the HTR4 gene encoding 5-hydroxytryptamine receptor 4 isoform X3: MEELDVNVSSSEGFGVAEKIVLLTFISAVILMAILGNLLVMVAVCQDRQLRKIKTNYFIVSLAFADLLVSVLVMPFGAIELVQDNWIYGEMFCLVRTSLDVLLTTASILHLCCISLDRYYAICCQPLVYRNKMTPLRIAVMLGGCWVIPTFISFLPIMQGWNSIGIIDLIQQRQFNKASNSTYCIFMVNKPYAITCSVVAFYIPFLLMVLAYYRIYVTAREHARQIRVLQRAGAPTDGRQHHPDQHSTHRMKTETKAAKTLCIIMGCFCLCWAPFFITNIVDPFINYTVPGKLWTAFLWLGYINSGLNPFLYAFLNKSFRRAFLIILCCGDERYRRPSILGQTVPCSTTTINGSTHVLRNGKKRRRRNRVQ, from the exons TTCGAGTGAGGGCTTCGGCGTAGCGGAGAAGATTGTGCTGCTCACCTTCATCTCCGCCGTTATCCTGATGGCCATCCTGGGGAACCTGCTGGTGATGGTGGCTGTGTGCCAGGACAGGCAGCTCAG GAAAATCAAGACCAATTATTTCATTGTTTCCCTTGCCTTTGCGGACCTGCTGGTGTCAGTGCTGGTGATGCCGTTTGGAGCCATTGAGTTGGTTCAGGACAACTGGATCTATGGAGAGATGTTCTGCCTGGTCCGAACGTCCCTCGATGTCCTGCTCACCACAGCATCAATCCTGCACCTGTGCTGTATCTCGCTGGACAG GTACTATGCTATCTGCTGCCAGCCTCTGGTTTACAGGAACAAGATGACTCCACTGCGCATTGCTGTAATGCTTGGAGGGTGCTGGGTAATCccaacatttatttctttccttcctatcATGCAAGGCTGGAATAGCATTGGCATCATTGATCTG atTCAGCAAAGGCAGTTCAACAAGGCTTCCAACTCCACTTACTGCATCTTCATGGTCAACAAGCCATACGCCATTACCTGCTCCGTGGTGGCCTTCTACATTCCCTTCCTCCTGATGGTGCTGGCCTACTACCGCATCTATGTCACGGCCAGGGAGCACGCCCGACAGATCCGGGTGCTGCAGCGCGCGGGGGCCCCCACCGACGGCCGGCAGCACCACCCGGACCAGCACAGCACCCACCGCATGAAGACTGAGACCAAAGCTGCCAAGACCCTGTGCATCATCATGGGGTgcttctgcctgtgctgggctcCCTTCTTTATCACAAACATAGTGGACCCTTTCATAAACTACACGGTGCCGGGAAAGCTGTGGACGGCTTTCCTGTGGCTGGGCTACATCAATTCAGGGTTGAACCCTTTCCTCTACGCCTTCCTGAACAAGTCTTTCAGACGTGCCTTCCTCATCATCCTGTGCTGTGGTGATGAGCGATACCGAAGGCCTTCCATCTTGGGGCAGACGGTCCCCTGTTCCACCACCACAATAAATGGATCGACTCATGTACTAAG gaatgggaaaaaaagaagaagaaggaacaGAGTGCAATAA
- the HTR4 gene encoding 5-hydroxytryptamine receptor 4 isoform X1 — protein sequence MEELDVNVSSSEGFGVAEKIVLLTFISAVILMAILGNLLVMVAVCQDRQLRKIKTNYFIVSLAFADLLVSVLVMPFGAIELVQDNWIYGEMFCLVRTSLDVLLTTASILHLCCISLDRYYAICCQPLVYRNKMTPLRIAVMLGGCWVIPTFISFLPIMQGWNSIGIIDLIQQRQFNKASNSTYCIFMVNKPYAITCSVVAFYIPFLLMVLAYYRIYVTAREHARQIRVLQRAGAPTDGRQHHPDQHSTHRMKTETKAAKTLCIIMGCFCLCWAPFFITNIVDPFINYTVPGKLWTAFLWLGYINSGLNPFLYAFLNKSFRRAFLIILCCGDERYRRPSILGQTVPCSTTTINGSTHVLRYTVLRNGHHQEHEKLPIHNDPESQESCF from the exons TTCGAGTGAGGGCTTCGGCGTAGCGGAGAAGATTGTGCTGCTCACCTTCATCTCCGCCGTTATCCTGATGGCCATCCTGGGGAACCTGCTGGTGATGGTGGCTGTGTGCCAGGACAGGCAGCTCAG GAAAATCAAGACCAATTATTTCATTGTTTCCCTTGCCTTTGCGGACCTGCTGGTGTCAGTGCTGGTGATGCCGTTTGGAGCCATTGAGTTGGTTCAGGACAACTGGATCTATGGAGAGATGTTCTGCCTGGTCCGAACGTCCCTCGATGTCCTGCTCACCACAGCATCAATCCTGCACCTGTGCTGTATCTCGCTGGACAG GTACTATGCTATCTGCTGCCAGCCTCTGGTTTACAGGAACAAGATGACTCCACTGCGCATTGCTGTAATGCTTGGAGGGTGCTGGGTAATCccaacatttatttctttccttcctatcATGCAAGGCTGGAATAGCATTGGCATCATTGATCTG atTCAGCAAAGGCAGTTCAACAAGGCTTCCAACTCCACTTACTGCATCTTCATGGTCAACAAGCCATACGCCATTACCTGCTCCGTGGTGGCCTTCTACATTCCCTTCCTCCTGATGGTGCTGGCCTACTACCGCATCTATGTCACGGCCAGGGAGCACGCCCGACAGATCCGGGTGCTGCAGCGCGCGGGGGCCCCCACCGACGGCCGGCAGCACCACCCGGACCAGCACAGCACCCACCGCATGAAGACTGAGACCAAAGCTGCCAAGACCCTGTGCATCATCATGGGGTgcttctgcctgtgctgggctcCCTTCTTTATCACAAACATAGTGGACCCTTTCATAAACTACACGGTGCCGGGAAAGCTGTGGACGGCTTTCCTGTGGCTGGGCTACATCAATTCAGGGTTGAACCCTTTCCTCTACGCCTTCCTGAACAAGTCTTTCAGACGTGCCTTCCTCATCATCCTGTGCTGTGGTGATGAGCGATACCGAAGGCCTTCCATCTTGGGGCAGACGGTCCCCTGTTCCACCACCACAATAAATGGATCGACTCATGTACTAAG